atttttttccatttcgaTTCTTCCAAAACCTTATCCTAAAATTTGTCAATATCTCCTGATTCTATAGGCTTCTTCCACATTTGCGACGCGTCACAAACTTGATTCCAGACGTAAGTATCTCTATCTTAAATCCTCCTACTTCACCCAGATTGTAGCATAAAGACTGatcctttttctcattttcattCTTGTTTAAGAAACCCTCCTTTGGAACAAACCGCAATTGAGCCGAGTTCGTGTAgcgtgttcttcttctcaatctgACTCAAGACCTGAGAAGAAGCAATCGGATAAGAGTAACTATGCTCGAGCTGAGCTGTTCCGTGGGAAATCaggttctgtttctttcaatGGTCTGACTCATCAGCTGGTTGAAGAAAGTAAACTGGTTTCAGCTCCGtttcaagaagagaaaggttCTTTCTTGTGGGTTTTGGCTCctgttgttttgatttcttcgtTGATTCTTCCTCAGTTCTTTCTAAGTGGTATCATTGAAGCTACCTTCAAAAACGACACTGTTGCTGGTAGGTCAGGTTTTACTACTGCTTTAATGTTTAACATCGGATTATGACTTATATGAATCCTAGGAAGGAACAAATGGAGTAGAAGCTATCTATCTTAGTGGTGTTACATCTGCTAACTCATTATGTTTTAGTGTAGTAGGCTTTGGCTTTGAGGTTTTGATAGGCTTAGTACATGTTTTCTGATGTGCAATATTAGAATCCTTTTTTTCACTATTATCAAGAACACATGACCTGAGCCTTAGAAAGTACCTAAACGAGATCTCATAACTCTCCTAAAGCTAAGAGACTTAGCAAATGATCTATCTCTTGTTGTATGATACTCATTTTGATGCTCTCTCTTATTATAATTTCTTGATGCAGAAATTGTTACTTCTTTTTGCTTTGAGACGGTGTTTTATGCTGGTCTTGCGATATTCCTGTCTGTGACTGACCGAGTGCAGAGGCCGTACTTAGACTTCAGCTCCAAGAGATGGGGTCTGATCACTGGACTGAGGGGATACCTTACGTCTGCATTCCTCACGATGGGTTTAAAAGTTGTAGTTCCCGTATTTGCTGTTTACATGACTTGGCCAGCTCTTGGAATAGATGCTTTGATTGCAGTGCTTCCTTTCTTGGTTGGCTGTGCAGTTCAAAGAGTTTTCGAGGCTCGGCTTGAAAGACGTGGCTCATCCTGTTGGCCCATTGTTCCAATAGTCTTTGAGGTAAACTTATATTCTGATTTTGACCATTTTGGTCTTAAGTTTGTCTGCCCATCTTCTTGTGGTCCATGATGTTGTAGTCTTGTTTTGAGTAACTATGGTTGTGTATGTCATGGCAGGTGTATAGGCTGTATCAGGTGACAAGAGCAGCGACTTTTGTTCAGAGGCTGATGTTTATGATGAAAGATGCGGCAACGACTGCTGAAATAACAGAGCGAGGAGTTGCACTAGTTGGTTTGGTTGTGACTTTGCAGTTTCTAGCTGTTATGTGTCTCTGGTCGTTTATCACTTTTCTTATGCGCCTCTTTCCTTCTAGACCTGTAGGTGAAAACTACTAGATCTCAGTGTTTAGTGATTGTTAGATGTAGCCAAATCCCatcggttttgttttgtttctgtgttcATTTCAGTAGTAATGAATTGTATTAAGTCACTTTAAGAATTGGTTGATCATGTGAAATGAGAATTGGCTGGAAATGTTATAGAACGATCCTACTTAACTTCAGTATTTGATGAGATTTCTTATTGGAGACTCTTGTGACCCCTTCTCTAAAGTTTCAATGTGTGAAATCACAACATAAGTAACACAACAATAGATGGGTCTGGTCTCAGCTTGTGTTTTGGTCCTTTGTATGCAACAATAGAGAAGCTGAATGCTTATCCACGTGGAAGATTTGTGCCTCCGATAGGTGTCTTTAACAGTGTGACGTGTCTGTATTGTTTCATTGATGAATCTGTTACACCGTTGAGTGATTGATTCTCAAATAAATTGGTCCCAAAGCTTTTTATCAATATGTGATGGTTATTAATGGATACTTAATAAAAGATGCCATTATACTAATCAACGATTATTGttgagaaaacaataaaataggATCTCAAGAGAAATAGCCGCTTCTATAAAAATAGTGAGAGTGACTGAGATCAATAGAACCAATCTCagaatcatcttctttctctttcggAACAAAAATGACGTCTCCTCTCTCAGATCTCCTAAACCTTGATCTATCAGACACCAAGAAAATCATCGCTGAATACATATGGTTCGATCCCTAATCATCTTTTTGTCACTTAAATCTATAGAAAAGTCTCTCTATAACTCGATGCATGTCATATAGATTCTTGATGTTACACACTTGTGATCTTGCATGTCTCTTTAAACaacatt
This sequence is a window from Arabidopsis thaliana chromosome 1 sequence. Protein-coding genes within it:
- a CDS encoding tRNA-processing ribonuclease BN (unknown protein; FUNCTIONS IN: molecular_function unknown; INVOLVED IN: biological_process unknown; LOCATED IN: chloroplast envelope; EXPRESSED IN: 21 plant structures; EXPRESSED DURING: 13 growth stages; BEST Arabidopsis thaliana protein match is: unknown protein (TAIR:AT5G63040.1); Has 60 Blast hits to 60 proteins in 14 species: Archae - 0; Bacteria - 0; Metazoa - 0; Fungi - 0; Plants - 60; Viruses - 0; Other Eukaryotes - 0 (source: NCBI BLink).), which produces MESKAICLGFLPPRLRFSSPRLLSLPPSPPASSTFATRHKLDSRQTLLWNKPQLSRVRVACSSSQSDSRPEKKQSDKSNYARAELFRGKSGSVSFNGLTHQLVEESKLVSAPFQEEKGSFLWVLAPVVLISSLILPQFFLSGIIEATFKNDTVAEIVTSFCFETVFYAGLAIFLSVTDRVQRPYLDFSSKRWGLITGLRGYLTSAFLTMGLKVVVPVFAVYMTWPALGIDALIAVLPFLVGCAVQRVFEARLERRGSSCWPIVPIVFEVYRLYQVTRAATFVQRLMFMMKDAATTAEITERGVALVGLVVTLQFLAVMCLWSFITFLMRLFPSRPVGENY
- a CDS encoding tRNA-processing ribonuclease BN, whose translation is MESKAICLGFLPPRLRFSSPRLLSLPPSPPASSTFATRHKLDSRQTLLWNKPQLSRVRVACSSSQSDSRPEKKQSDKSNYARAELFRGKSGSVSFNGLTHQLVEESKLVSAPFQEEKEIVTSFCFETVFYAGLAIFLSVTDRVQRPYLDFSSKRWGLITGLRGYLTSAFLTMGLKVVVPVFAVYMTWPALGIDALIAVLPFLVGCAVQRVFEARLERRGSSCWPIVPIVFEVYRLYQVTRAATFVQRLMFMMKDAATTAEITERGVALVGLVVTLQFLAVMCLWSFITFLMRLFPSRPVGENY